Genomic DNA from uncultured Erythrobacter sp.:
TGCCGAATTGCCCGGATCGATGGCGGCGGGCCATGTCCGCTATTCCACGACCGGCGGCGCCGGACTTCGCAACGTCCAACCGCTTTACGCCGAGCTAGCGAGCGGCGGATTCGCGGTCGCGCATAACGGCAATATTTCCAACGCGCAGATGCTGCGTTCCGACTTGGTCGGCAAGGGATCGATCTTTCAGTCGACATCCGACACCGAGGTGATCATCCACTTGGTCGCGACTTCGCGCTATCCGACCATCGCCGATCGCCTTGTCGATGCGCTGCGGCTTGTTGAAGGCGCCTATGCACTTATCGTGATGACGCCCGAAGGCATGATCGCGTGCCGCGACCCGCTTGGTATTCGTCCATTGGTGATGGGCAAATTGGGTGATGCGGTCCTGTTCGCCAGCGAAAGCGTAGCCTTCGACGTCGTCGGAGCCGAGTTGATCCGCGAAGTCGAGCCGGGCGAAATGCTGCAGGTCGATTTCTCCGGCGAAATCAAAAGCGTCCACCCATTTGGCCAAGCCAAACCGCGCCCCTGCATCTTCGAACATGTCTATTTCAGCAGGCCGGACAGCTTCTTCGCTGGGCAAAGCGTCTATGAAGCCCGCAAGGCCATTGGCGCAGAACTTGCGACCGAATCGCCCTGCGATGCCGACTTGATCGTACCAGTGCCCGACAGCGGTGTACCGGCTGCCATCGGTTACGCCCAGCAGTCTGGCCTGCCATTCGAACTCGGGATCATCCGGTCGCACTATGTCGGGCGCACGTTTATCCAGCCATCCGACAGCGCGCGCCATTCGGGCGTCAAGCGCAAGCACAACGCCAATCGCGGTCTCGTCGCGGGCAAACGGATTGTGCTCATCGACGATTCCATTGTGCGCGGCACCACCAGCTCGAAAATTGTCGAGATGATGCGCGAGGCAGGCGCGAGTGAGGTGCATTTCCGCGTGGCCAGCCCGCCGACAGCACATAGTTGTTTCTACGGCGTCGACACGCCTGAGCGTTCCAAGCTGCTCGCGGCGCAAATGGATCTCGAGCCGATGCGTGAATACATCAAGGCCGATAGCCTCGCTTTCATTTCGATCGACGGCCTTTACCGCGCGGTCGGTGCAAAGGGACGCAACAACAGCTGCCCGCAATTCTGCGATGCCTGCTTTACCGGCGACTATCCGACCTCGCTCACCGATCTGGCATTGAGCGAGCAGAAAGCCGCCCAGCTTCCCTTTGCCGACCCCAAGGCAGCCTGAGAAACCAACATGACCGATACGAAACCGCTCGAAGGGCGCACCGCGCTTGTCACCGGCGCAAGCCGCGGCATTGGCGCCGCCACTGCAAAGGCTCTCGCCGAAGCAGGAGCTCATGTCATCCTTGTCGCCCGCAAGGTGAAGGCGCTGGAAGTGATCGAGGACGCCATCCACGCGGCTGGCGGAACCTCGACCATCGCGCCGCTTGACCTGACAGAGGCTGACGCAGTTTCACGGCTTGCGGGAGCGATTGCCGGACGCTGGGAAACGCTCGATATTCTCTGTATTTCAGCGGCCTATTTGCCGGAATTGACACCGATTTCACAGGTCGATCCCAAGCAGTTCAACAAGGCCCTGCTGACCAATGTGGTGGCAACGCAAGCGCTGCTCGCAGGCTTTGACCCGCTGCTGCGGCGCGCAGAAGCCGGTCGTCTCATCGGTCTCACCAGCAGCGTCGGTGCCAGCCCTCGCGCGTTTTGGGGTGCTTACGGCTCGACCAAGGCTGCATTCGACAATCTGCTCGAAACCTACGGCGCCGAAGTCGAGAAGCTTAGTCCGTTGCGCGTAGCGATCATCGATCCGGGCGCGACCCGCACCGAAATGCGCGAGCGCGCCTATCCTGGCGAAGACCCGCAATCAGTCAAAGCCCCTGAAAAGGTGGCAGAACGTATCGTGCAGCTTCTGACGGACGATTTCGAAACCGGTCACCGCGAACGGATAGACTGAGCCGCACAAGCGACCAAAAAACGTCCCTACTCCACAATTAACCTTGTTCCTCAATCAGAGGGAAACCTCGCGCGATCAATCGTGCGGGCAACCAAACGGCCAAGAGACCAAAAGCTGATTGGACAAGGATTCCTACAATGCCGACGAAAAAGGACGTTTATCAAGTCGCGTCGCAGGAAGATCGCTGTGGACCGCGCACCAAGCTATCGATCCCCGCTACCTTGCGGGCATCAGGCGGGCGCGCATTCCAAAGCGTCGTACACGACCTGTCGATCTCCGGATTTTCCGCAGCATCGATCAACCGTATGCACGAAGGCCAGGTTTGCTGGCTATCGCTGCCCGGTCTTGAATCGCTTCAGGCCGAAGTGGTTTGGTGGGACAATTGCATTGTCGGGTGCGCGTTCAGCGAATTGCTGAGCCCGATCGTGCATGACAACATCCTGCAACGCTATAACAACAATGGCGTGATCCGCACGGCGATCTGACGCTGATGGCTAGGGACAACCCACGCACCAAGCTCTCGATCCCGGCAACGCTTCGGGCATCGGGCGGTGGTGACGTCAAAAGCGTGGTGCATGAACTTTCGATCTCGGGCTTCTCTGCCGCATCTACCAAGCGCATGCTCGAAGGACAGGTGTGCTGGCTATCGCTCCCCGATCTCGAACCGTGCGAGGCCGAGGTTGTGTGGTGGGAAAATTGCATCGTAGGATGCGAGTTCAGCGATTTGCTGAGCCCGATCGTGCATGACAACATCCTGCAGCGCTACAGCCACCTTGGCGTGGTTCGCACGGCAATCTAACGGTCAGGGCAGCGGGGTTCAGGCCCCGCCCCAGCCTTTTTATCGAACCTCGGGTTCCTTGAATTCTGTATTCTCTGCAATCTTGTTGACGACTGCACGCATTTGTCCGCGTGCCGTACCGCTGGTGGCTGTCGGCCAATTGCTGACCACGGCGACCACCAGCTGTTTCTCTGGTACCAAAGTGATCGACTGACCGAAGATTCCCTGAGCGCCGTAATTGCCGCCCGGATATGTCCACCACTGATAGCCATAACCAAAGCCGCCATCGCCGAAATCGACAAGCGAGTCGCCCGCTTCCGCGAACCACCCGTCAGGCACGATGCCCTCGCCGCCTTCCAGCGCAAACTGCCCCATCCGGGCGTAGTCCGAGAGGCGCAGTGAGAGGCAGCAGCCGCCGATATTGCCGCCGCGCGGATCGACCATCCAGAACATGTCGCCAGCGAAACCGGCAGGCTCGACGATCTTCTCCTGCGAATACTCCGCAAGCGATTGGCCAACCGCGTTCTCGACCAGCAATCCGATCAGGTTCGTCTCGCCGGTTTTGTAGACCCACTTCTCGCCCGGCTCCGCCTCACGCTTCAGCGTCTTCATCTGCGCAACAATGGCGTCGGGCCCATATTCGAGAACGAAGCGGTTCATCGCCGCGACGTCGCTGTTGGGGTCGGTATAATCTTCGTTCCAGGCTACACCGCTGGTCATGGTAGCGATGTGGCGAACGGAGACGCCGTCATAGGCCGAGCCGGTAAGCTCCGGGATATACTTGGTCACGGGGTCATCGAGGCTTTCGATAAACCCGTCGGCCACCGCCGCACCCAGCAGCGTTGAAGTAAAGCTCTTCGCGACGGAGAAACTGGTCCAGCGATCCTCGGCGCCCAGCCCCAGACCATATTCTTCAAACCGGATCTGTCCGCCTTGCAAGACCATGATCCCTGCTGCGTTGGTGTCTTTCAGGACCTTTCGCAAATCACTGACCAGATCAGGTGACAGCGGCGCCCCCGGTTGCAAGATACGCTGACGTGTTGCCGCAGGGACCTCATGGCCCGCGAACCAGCTTTCCATATCGCGGAACCGCGCCGAGCGGGTGGCATCGTCCCAGAACAACACTTGCAGCTCGGACTGATCAACAGCAGGTGGCGGGTTCAATTGAACCGGCGCCAGCGGCGCGTCAGCCACCGCTGCAGCGCTATCGACACCGCTGTATCCGGCCGAACATCCCGCAAGAGCCAGCGCGCCAAGCGCTCCCAACGTCAATTGTGCAAGTCTCATGCGGATTTGTCCTCTCAGTCTATTGTTTGACCAGCGTAACCTGGTGAACATCGATATTGCCTACGCGAAAGCCGGCCTCGCAATAGGCGAGGTAGTAACGCCAAAGTCGAACGAAGCGGTCGTCGAAGCCTTCCGGCAAGCGCTTGTGGGCAACGGCATCTTCGAACCGCTCACGCCAAATCCTGAGGGTTTCGGCATAGTCCGGGCCAAAACGCAACTCATCCTGCCAACCAAGACCACGCGCTTCTGCCAGTTGGCGAAACTCTGATGACTTGATCAGCAGCCCGCCGGGAAAGATGTACGCCTGAATGAAATCGGCTGTGCCCGTGTAGGTCTCAAACAGATCATCTTCGATTGAGATGTATTGTAGCGCGGCGCGGCCACCTGATTTCAGGTTGCGCGCGACGCAGTCCATGAATTCCGGCCAGTATTCGCGGCCCAAAGCCTCGACCATCTCGACGCTGACGATGGCATCGAACTGACCTGCGGCATCGCGGTAGTCCTGCTTGCGAAATTCGATCGAGCTGTCACGGCGCTGGCGGGCATAGGCGAGCTGCTCTTCAGACAGACTGATCGCGGCAACCTTCGCGCCCTGCTGTGCAAGGTGCTCGGCCATCGAGCCCCAACCGCAACCGATCTCAAGCACCGTTTTCGGCTCACCGATCCGCTCGGCCATCGCTTCAAGCTTTCGCTGTTGTGCAACTTCCAACCCATCTTCCCCGCATCCGAGCGCGCTGGAATAGGTCATGCTGGGATCGAGCCAGGCGGCGTAGAAATCGTTGCCGAGATCGTAGTGCGCCGCAATGTTGCGCTGCGATCCAGCCTTGTCATTACGATTGAACCGGTGCGCGAGCGCCGCAGCCCACCTGAACGGTCCAGAACTGCGCGCCGTGCCGCCGAGGGTTCTGACATTGTCGGACATCACTGCGAACGTCGCGGTCATGTCGTTGGTGTCCCACTCGCCTGCCTCGTACGCCTGATACCAGCCAATCGTACCATTGGTGGCCAGTCGCAGCAGCGCGCGCCAATCCTTTAGCCACACCTCTGCTTCAAATCCGGGAGCACGCCCGCCCAGCATCCGCGTTGTTCCGTCAGGCAAGTGGCCGATCAGAGAACCGCGCTCCAGTCCCGCATCGATACGGTCGAGTATGTTGGTGAAGCCAGGCGCGATCAGCTTGGCGAAAAATCCCGGCTCGGGGGCAAACCGCTCCCCGCCGCTGAGCAATTGCTCGCCTCTCACCCCTTGCGCCGTCATGGCGCTGCTTTAAGCGGCGCGGCGCGCATCGGGCAACCCGCCTGCGCCGCTGTTACCCTTCTTTCATCGACTTATAGGCTGAAAGCGCGCGCTCGCGGGCCTCCCTATGGCCGATGATCTTGGCCGGATAGCTCTGGGGCAGGCGGCCATATTCCTCCGGATCGTGGATATAGGGTTCGTCGAGATCCGCGAGTTCGGGGACGTATTTGCGGATATAGTCGGCACAGTCGAACTTTTCGCTCTGGCTGAGCGGCGCCATGATCCGCACGAACATATTGGAATCGACACCCGTCCCGGCGGTCCATTGCCAATTGGTCGAATTGGACGCGTAATCGGCATCGACCAAAGTGTCCCAGAACCATTGTTCGCCGTGACGCCAATCGATCAGCAGGTGCTTGATCAGGAAACTGGCGGTGATCATTCGCACGCGGTTGTGCATCCATCCGGTCTCGTAGAGTTGTCGCATCCCGGCATCGACCACAGGATAACCGGTCTTGCCCTGCTGCCACGCCTTCAGATCGCGCGCGGCCCGTTCGTCCGTTTCAGGGTCGCGCCATTTGAGCTGATCGAAGTCTTCGCGGTAGTTCTCGCGCGCATAGAGCGGGAACTGCGCAATTGCGGTCTGGGCATAGTCACGCCAGATCAATTCGCTTTCGTAGATCCTCCAACCATCGGACCGCTTTTGCTTGAAATGGTGCCAGATCTGCACCGGGCTGATCTCACCAAAATGCAAGTGCGGCGAGAGGCGCGATACTTTATCGACCGAGGGGAAGTTGCGCTTGTCCTCGTAGTCATCGACGTGGTCTTCCCACCATTCAAGCTGACTGTGCGCGGCTTGTTCACCAACCTCCCAAAATGCGTCGATCCCGCCCGACCAATCGGGCTTGGTCGGCAGCAGGTTCCAATTGTCCAGGTCATCGCTCGCGGGCCAAGTGTCCGGGGATGAGAGAGTTTCGGGCTCTGGCACCAAATCGCGCGGTGGGACCTGCGTGCGGACCGCGCGGCTGAACGGGGTATAGATCTTGTACTGTCCGCCCGATCCGGTGGTGACCGAACCAATCGGCAGCAGATAATTGCCGTCGTGAAGCTGAAGGTCGAATTTCTCCTCAAGCCTTCCCTGAGCGCGCCGCCACCATGGTTCGTAGTGGCGATTGGCGTGGATGGTAGTGGCACCGGTCTCTTCGGCGATGTTGGTCAATTCCTCGACCGCATCGCCGCGCCGCAGGATGATCTTGGCGTGTCTCTTGGCAAAGCTGTTCCGAAGGTTCTCAAGCGAGTGGTGCAGCCACCAGCGCGACGCGCCGCCATAGGCGTGGGTCTTGGCGCATTCATCGTCGAGCACATAGACTGCGATCACAGGGCCGAGTTTAGCGGCCTCGTAAAGGGCCGGATTATCGGCCACGCGCAGGTCACGCCTGAGCCATACGATTTGGGTCTTACTCATGGAATGAGAAGCGCGCTATTCCGACGGAAGTTCCGCGCAATCGACATTGGGCAATGCGACGGAGAAGCGGTCCCGCGCGAGCGGGTCATAAAAACGAGCGTCATGTAGTATGATCGAGCCGTCCTCAGCCCGGGTTGCGAAGGGCGCGCGGGACCAGAACAGGAAGGCATCGAGTGGGGAATTGGTCGATCGTTCTGCTTCAAGATTTGGTAAAACACATAGTTCGGTAGTCAGCGGCGTTTCTTCGAAAAGCGTGCCCAACGTATACACACCTCCGTTCCAACGACCTTTGGATGGGCTGCTCAGAACTTCCCGCTGCCAAAAGGCGAGCGGAACTGGACTCACTATAACGTCCTGGTCTTTGAACAGAGCATAAGGGTGAGATGCACTGGCATAGATCAGTGTGGAAAGCGCCCCGTTTAGCGCAATGTATCCGAGACTAAGGACTGCACCTACTAGGGCTGGGCGTCTCCAACTTCCCGCACGCTTTTCCGCTCGCATCGACCACCAAACACTGACCGCGAGTAATGCCCACAACCAAACGTCGATGATGAACAGGGTGTCACCATAGAACCATTGCGACGAGAACGGCTCAAGTAACCGAACTCCATAGACGTTAAGCCAATCGAGCGCCGGGTGGCTCAGACATCCGATGAAACCGAGAATGTAGAGCCACTTGAAGTCAACCGGAAGCCGTCCCTCTGGCCGCTTCCCGCGCTTCGTCTGCCATCGGTCAAACCACCATAACAGGCCCGCCAGAATCAGCGGCAGAAGCACCCATGCTGGCGGTCCGTGCGTAATTCCGCGCCGGAAACCGAGATGCTCGGTGCCCTCAAGCCAGAAAAAGCACGCTGCATCCACATCGGGCAGGTTTGCCCCGATGATCAGCGCGGGCATCGCAAGCCCGGTCTTCTTTTTGAGCCCGGTCTGCCCGATGAGCGCGCCGACAAGGCTGTGCGTGAGATTATCCATTAGTCATCAACTCTGTCTGGATCATAGCCTGATAGCTCGGAATCGCGGATCGGCGTGCCTGCAGTCGTCCCGACCAGGTAGCCGCCAAATGCTAGGAATACGGGCGCGAGCCAGTCCGCGAACAGCACCGCCGCCATCAGGATCAGCCCAAGCCCGAATACAAGCCGCGCCAGAGCAAATCCGACGACGACCTTGCGCTTGGCAGCGAGCGGCGCGTCCGCAGGTTCGAAGGTGCGCGCCACATGCCCCTTGGACAGGAACCCGGCGACAATGCCGATCGCTATTCCGAGCAAAGCCATTTGAACCCAGTTCTGCAATGGCAGCAGATAGACCGCCACCATCGCCGCGAACGGAAACAGGACCAGCGATATGGACCGCGTTCGAACCGAATATCTCACGTTGGATCACTGCGCGTCAGCATGAGAGCGAGCCATTCCCGACGCTTTGCGCTTTGTCGAGTGGAAAACCTCGTGGAATTTCAAGGTCGCCGCGCCTATCTCTACTCCCGACACAAACGAAAGAGACCGACGCAATGAGCGAAACGCCCTTTATCCGGCCCGACATGAAGGCCTTTCTCGATGCACTGGCAGCGATGGACGGGCCCAAGATTGCGGACATGACGTTGGAGGAAGCGCGCGCTGGTTATGGCGCACTGCATGCAATGGCGGACCGCCCGGCGCGCGAACTGGCGGTAATCCGCGATCTGAGCTGCCCCGGACCGGCGGGAGAGATTCCGCTGCGGCTTTACGATACACGCGAAAGTCGCGACCCTTCGCCAATCATCACCTTCTACCACGGTGGCGGTTTCGTGATCGGTGACCTCGACACCCACCACGCGCTTTGCACAGAGATCGCCGCACTGATAGATCTGCCCGTGGTGGCCGTAGATTACCGTTGCGCACCCGAAGCGCCCTTTCCCGCTGCCATCGAAGACTGCGAAGCGGCAACACGCTGGATTGCTTCGTCTCCAACCGAGCTAGGTCGCGAGGCGACTGGAATCATAACAATCGGCGACAGCGCAGGCGGGAATGCCACTATCGTTGTTGGACAGCAGCTCGCGGAACGGTCCGCCGATGTCCCAGTCGTATTACAGGTCCCCATCTTCCCACTCGCGAGCGATGCGATGGGGTCTGCCAGTCTCGAAGAATTCGCCGAGGGGTATGTCCTGACCAAGGCCGCGGTCGAGTTCTTCGACGCCGCGTACGCTCCGGATCGCACCGATCCGCGCGCCATGCCGATCCTCGGGGCTCATTCCAGTTCGCCGCCGACAATATTGGTCACAGCCAGTCTCGACCCGATCAGGGATTCAGGCCGCGACTATGCCAAGGCACTCGCCGATGCCGGGCGCAGCTTTACCTTCATCGAAGTGGAAGGCGTCACCCACAGCTTCACCAACCTGCGCGGCGCCGTCCCAAGCACGCAGGGCGACCTGGAGCGGATTGTCGCGGCGATGAAATTCACTTTGGGAGCCGATTGAAGTGAGCGACCTTCCCTATCGCCCTTGTGCCGGCTTCATGCTGGTGAATGCCGAGCGCCACGTCTTCGTCGGCGAGCGGATCAATCCGAGCGCGCACGGTTTCTGGCAAATGCCTCAGGGCGGGATCGACCCGGGCGAAGATGAGCGCACGGCTGCGCTACGCGAGCTTGAAGAGGAAACGGGCATTGCCCCCAACCTCGTCGACGTGATCGCGCCTGCGTCAAAGCCTATGCGCTATGACCTGCCGCCGGAGCTGCTCGGCAAGGTATGGAAGGGCAAATATCGCGGGCAAGTGCAGCACTGGTTCCTAGGGCGCTTCCGTGGAAGCGATGCCGACATCAATCTCGAAGCACACGATCCTGCGGAATTTCATGCCTATCGCTGGGTGGAACTGGATCAGCTCCCCGACCTAATCGTGCCGTTCAAGCGCCACGTATACGCCGCGCTCGTGGAGGAATTTCGCGATCTGATCTGAGCGTCAGAAGCGGAAGTCGATATGCGGCCGATCGTCTTTCGCTTGTGCCGCCTTGAAGGATGACAGCGCCTCGATCCGGTCGAACCATGCGGCGATATTGGGGAAGCCCTCAAATGTGCCTTTGGTGCGCGCAGCATACATCGGGTAGACCAGTGTGATGTCCGCTGTTGTCAGCGTTTCACCGCCAAAAAACGGTTTTTCGCCGAGGTCTTTTTCCATCAGGTCGACCAGCGCGCTCAGCCGAGGATTGATGAAGAGCTTGCGGACCTGCCCGAACACCGCCTTAAGCAGTGCGCTGATGGGCCATGGCGAACGGCTTTCGAGCAAGCCCAGGACCATCGCGACACTTTGAATCGACATCAGCGAACCGGGGCTGGCGTGATACCAAAACAGATGCCGCGCACGATCTGCGCTGCCCGGCTTGGGGTTCAGCGTGCTTTCGGGATAGGAATCGAGGATGTAGTCGATGATTGCATTGCTTTCCGCCAGCACCAAATCGCCCTCGATAACGACCGGCGCGGTGCCCAGCGGAGACAAAGCCTTGTAATCATCGGGGGCTAGGTTTGTGTCCGGATCGCGATTGTAGCTCTTGAGCTCATAGGGCGCGCCCAGCTCTTCAAGCAGCCACAAAACGCGGAAACTCTGCGAATACTCGAGATGGTGCAGCGTTAGCATCGTGGTCCCCTGCCAACAGAATCAAGCCGAAGCGGCCTGCCGCAGGCTTAGTTACTGGCCGGGGCCGTTTCGTCGGTTTCGGCTGCAAGGCGAGCTGGCGGGCCTGCGGCAATCGTGGTCTGAAGCGCGAGCGTCTCTGGACAGCTGCTGCCGCAAAGGCTCTCAAGCCGTGCCAGATTGCGTTTCGCTTTTTCCAGCGCGCCTTTCTCAACCAGAGCCGCGCCCTCGCCCGAGATCGCAGCGAAATTGCCCGGATCGCGGTTCAGCGCTTCGCGGTAGTAACGGATCGCTTTGCCCTGCAGTCCGTCCTGTCGCGCCGCTTCGGCTAGCTCGAGGAAAATCGGCGTGTAGCCCGGGTCAATTGCCAGCGCGGCTTCATAGGCATCGATCGCGCCCTGCGTATCACCTGCCTTCAGAGCTGCCTGACCCTGAATCACCAGAGCCTCTGCACGCGGATCGGGCGCCTTGTCCTGAGCGCTCGTCACACTGGCCGTGGTGGCAAGAAACAGTGACAGAGCAGCAGCAGCGGGCGCGAAACGCATGAAGACCTCCTTTAGATCAGCAAGCCTGGTTAATTGGGGCTTAGCCATAAGCGATATCGCTATCACGATGAACGCAGGATGGCGATAAAAAAGCCGTCCGTGCCGTCGTGGAACGGATCGAGGCGGATTCCTTGGCCGCGTGGCCGCCCCAGAGGCAGGTCGGGCTGTTCGGCTTGCCAACCGTCATGACGATCAAGAAATGCAGCAAGTCGGTCCGCTCCTTCCTGATCAAGCAACGAACAGGTGATGAAAGCGATCCGCCCTCCGGGCTTCACCAGCTTTGCAGCAATATCGAGAATGTGATCCTGCAGCGCGGCGAACTTCTCCAAGCGTTTGGGCGTCAATCGCCATTTCGCCTCGGGCTTGCGCCGCCACGTTCCAGTCCCTGAACACGGCGCATCGACCAGCACCAGATCGGCACTGCCCAAGAGATCATCGAGCGCTTCCAACTCGCGGTTGGGATTGAGTTCGCGTTGCTGGATCAGCCCGGCTCCAGCGCGTTCAGCACGCGGACGCTGCCTCGACAAGCGACCGCGATCCGTGTCCGCCGCGATCAATTGCCCTTTGTTCTGCATCGCAGCGGCGAGCGCGAGTGTCTTTCCCCCTGCCCCGGCGCATAGATCGATCACGGTCTCGCCCGGTTGTGCAGTTGCAGCGAGGCAAGCGATCTGGCTGCCGTGATCCTGCACCTCGATCTTGCCGTCGCGGAACGCTTCCCATTGCTCGACCTGTGTACCCGAAGGCAGTCGCAAGGCGTGCGGGGCAGCGAGCGGTTCGCCTGCTTCTGGCAGCTCCAACCCGTTACGGTCGGCCTTGAGAGAATTGACGCGGATGTCGAGCGAGCCTCTGCCCAGCATCGCCTCTGCAACATCACCTTTCACGCCCGATTTCGCGAGCCCTTCAACCAGCCATTGCGGTGCCAGTCCGGATTTCGCGGGTTCTTCGTGTTCACCAATCGGTTTGGGCGCGTGGGTGGAGCCGTCGAACATAGCCGCCAGCGCCTCGTCCTCAGTCGCCAAAGCCAACATCGCGGTTCGCCCGGTCTGCGGCACCGGCCCGCAATGGCGGATCGCCTGATAGGCCAGTTCTCGGACAGCGCGCCGATCTTTCGATCCAGCATAACGTCGCTCGCGGAAATAGGTCGCGATCAAGCGATCGGCCGGAGCGCCCTCACGCTCGGCGGCAGCGATGATCTGATCGAGCAGCTCAATTGCGGCC
This window encodes:
- a CDS encoding tetratricopeptide repeat protein gives rise to the protein MRFAPAAAALSLFLATTASVTSAQDKAPDPRAEALVIQGQAALKAGDTQGAIDAYEAALAIDPGYTPIFLELAEAARQDGLQGKAIRYYREALNRDPGNFAAISGEGAALVEKGALEKAKRNLARLESLCGSSCPETLALQTTIAAGPPARLAAETDETAPASN
- a CDS encoding RsmB/NOP family class I SAM-dependent RNA methyltransferase, with the translated sequence MTPAARVQAAIELLDQIIAAAEREGAPADRLIATYFRERRYAGSKDRRAVRELAYQAIRHCGPVPQTGRTAMLALATEDEALAAMFDGSTHAPKPIGEHEEPAKSGLAPQWLVEGLAKSGVKGDVAEAMLGRGSLDIRVNSLKADRNGLELPEAGEPLAAPHALRLPSGTQVEQWEAFRDGKIEVQDHGSQIACLAATAQPGETVIDLCAGAGGKTLALAAAMQNKGQLIAADTDRGRLSRQRPRAERAGAGLIQQRELNPNRELEALDDLLGSADLVLVDAPCSGTGTWRRKPEAKWRLTPKRLEKFAALQDHILDIAAKLVKPGGRIAFITCSLLDQEGADRLAAFLDRHDGWQAEQPDLPLGRPRGQGIRLDPFHDGTDGFFIAILRSS